In Diabrotica undecimpunctata isolate CICGRU chromosome 4, icDiaUnde3, whole genome shotgun sequence, a single genomic region encodes these proteins:
- the LOC140438025 gene encoding uncharacterized protein, whose protein sequence is MESKSKYYKCCLVPLCKSTTIKTPNKIFIRLPVDKKRRLNWLRACRRDISVTAQALHVCEDHFNLENDMENYIKFKLMGGQKRMKLNVVPHIFNCQPDRKRAHSHYPRITALKRVKHQLIEDAVASTSSQSSECFGSTLQNDIDTLNIDSVIETNQKSDISTQTHIKFRSKSVQCKLDCGDSVSNLSLNIVFSRDIGTSPLKLNVPTFCPQNEFGSDTSKTESESEESVYSSYSAGCVSDHQSYDEEVQDIENQFKNLTLKCTLMKMEKRPRIYLGLPEYAYYTFQLLQNYCKLPNWNIFLTLKKIRTGHSFTLLGDDFGISESYASRIFSKSLPIISKYVRKLILTPNINSIKSNLPIAFRARYSDVLCIIDCLEIEIEKPLDSIKQSLTWSEYKKCNTLKYLISCTPDGIINFISNAFGGRTSDAVIIENSGFLCMLPPKVSIMADRGFKHIEHLLVAKGCKLIRPPSVSSNTKLSPIEVI, encoded by the exons ATGGAAAGTAAAAGTAAATACTACAAGTGTTGTTTAGTACCATTGTGTAAAAGTACAACCATTAAAACCcccaacaaaatatttattagattacCAGTCGATAAAAAACGGCGTTTAAACTGGTTACGTGCCTGTCGAAGGGATATTTCAGTTACTGCTCAAGCTCTTCATGTATGTGAAGATCATTTTAAT TTGGAAAATGAtatggaaaactatattaaattcaAACTTATGGGTGGCCAAAAGAGGATGAAATTAAATGTTGTCCCTCACATATTTAATTGTCAACCAGATAGGAAAAGGGCACATTCTCATTATCCTAGAATAACAGCACTTAAGAGGGTTAAACATCAATTAATTGAGGATGCAGTTGCTTCAACTTCTTCACAGTCTTCAGAATGTTTTGGGAGTACTCTGCAAAATGATATAGACACTCTAAATATTGATAGTGTCATTGAAACCAATCAAAAAAGTGATATTTCAACTCAGACTCACATAAAATTCAGGAGTAAAAGTGTACAATGCAAGTTAGATTGTGGTGATTCTGTTAGTAATTTATCATTAAACATAGTTTTTAGTAGAGATATTGGGACATCACCACTGAAACTCAATGTACCAACCTTTTGTCCACAAAACGAATTTGGATCTGATACCTCTAAAACTGAGTCTGAAAGTGAAGAATCTGTTTATAGTAGTTATAGTGCTGGTTGTGTAAGTGATCATCAATCATATGATGAGGAAGTGCAGGATATTGAAAATCAATTTAAAAACTTGACATTAAAGTGTACCCTAATGAAGATGGAAAAGAGACCCAGGATATATCTAGGATTACCTGAATATGCATATTATACTTTTCAGTtattacaaaattattgtaagttaccaaattggaatatttttttaactttaaaaaaaattagaacagGGCATTCATTTACACTACTAGGGGATGATTTTGGTATAAGTGAGAGTTATGCATCAAGAATTTTTTCAAAATCATTACCAATCATTAGTAAATATGTAAGAAAGCTTATACTGACACCCAACATTAACAGCATAAAATCAAATTTACCAATAGCTTTTCGAGCTCGATACAGTGatgtattatgtattattgaTTGTTTAGAGATTGAAATAGAAAAACCTTTAGATTCTATTAAACAATCTTTAACTTGGTCAGAGTATAAGAAGTGTAATacactaaaatatttaatatcttgTACTCCTGATGGCATTATTAATTTCATTTCTAATGCTTTTGGTGGTCGAACATCtgatgcagttattatagagaaCAGTGGGTTTTTGTGTATGCTTCCTCCCAAGGTGTCTATCATGGCAGATAGGGGTTTTAAACATATAGAACATTTATTGGTTGCTAAAGGGTGCAAATTAATTAGACCACCAAGTGTCTCTTCAAACACAAAATTAAGTCCAATTGAAGTGATATAA